CCTCTAAAGAAGCGCTCTTCTTGATCGCGAAAGAGAGCCATCAGCCTCTTTAGCTCCTTCTGCTGATCGAGCTTTTGAAGCGTCGCATCGATGAGATTATCGACCGCCTTCGACTCATCTTCGCCGATCTGATGCGCCTTCTCCTCGGGCATAACCGCTGCTGGAAGCGGCAGGGCCGGAGAAGACGCCGGAGAAGATGTAGCAAGCAGAAGAGAGAGGATCCAGGTCATATTTATCTTTTAGATTCAGGTTTCACTGTTTTTTTTCTAACTCGTACGACAGTACCTAAGTCAACCGGTAGCGCAAGAGTTGCTGCTACCTCTCCCTTATCTGTTCTACCACGTTTCTTAGGAGCAGCAGACTTCTTCGGTTCCGGAGTTGACTCTGTCATGAACTTTAAATCCGGAAGCTTTTCTTGTCCATCGACCGTTCCTCCGATTTTCTCATCCGCACCCAACTCCATCAGAACCTCAACCATCGGCCTTCTCTCTGTTTTTAATTTCAATCCCATCTCATTTAGGCAGACGAGGTGAAGAGGTGTCATTCCACTTAAGTCGCACGCATTGATATTTTGATTGTACTCTTGCACGAGAAGGCAGACCAGATTTATCTCTCCATTCATTGCAGCGTAGTGTAGAGGCGTTCTACCAAGGAGGTCTATCGCTCTGGGATCAGCGCCCAATTTTAGCAGTTGCTTTGCATACTTCTCCGACCCCTTGATACACGCAAGGTGCAGCGCAGTGGTACAATCTGTTCGCTCTGCATTCACATCAAAACCCAGCTGCTTAGAAAGGAGATCGATCATCTCGACTCCTTTTTCTTTTTCTTTATTAGCACAGAGGCGATGCAAAGGCATCCTGTCGCAGTTATCCTCTTCTAGAGCATCGGCGCCATTCTGCAGAAGCAGCTTAACAAATTCCACGTGTGCACTTTCCACGTGTACGCTCTTGCAGGCTAGATGAAGAGCAGTTTCTCCTAAGCAGTTTTTCTGATTGATCTTCAAAGCACTGCCTGACAGACTAAGCATTTGACGGGCTTCTTCAAGAGCGCAATGAGTTACCGCGACATGCAGCGGAGTATTCCCCGTTCTGTCCGGCTTATTCACGTCGGCTCCAGCCTCAATAATCGTTTGGATAAGTGGCTTTCCCTCAATTTTCAAACCCAGCCATTTGACGCAGCAGCACATGTGCAGTACGTTTTTCCCCGTTGAGTTAGTAGAGTTGACGTCAGCTCCAGCCTTTAAGAGGCGAGGAATGAGGTGGTGCATATTATAAAGAAGCAGATCGCAAAGAGGAGACCAGCCCTCTTTTTGTGCTGCATCTTGCGCCCCCCAATTGTCGATTAACGCTTCCAACTCTGCGGTATTTTTTGCCATACAGAGTGCGTTGAACTGCTCATCTAATGAGCTCACCGCTTCAGCAGGACTTTCTACGCCGCTTGTCTCCGCAGAGCCCGCTGAGGAGGTGTCGTCTACTGAAGCTTCTTTCTCTTCGCTCTCGCCTTCGCAACAGAAGAGGCATCGCAGGCACTCTAAAAGGCAGGTGAAGGGGTAGCAGATAAAAGAGAGGCATGAGTAGAAGGTGCCCAGGCAGCATCCCGGCTCTTCACTTTCAGGGCTTCCTGCGCTTACGAGTGTATCTGGAATGGGAGCTCCACGCGAAGAAGACGCAAACTCTTTAGCTTCAGATATTTGCGGTCCTTTAGTCTCTGGGGAGGGTGAGCCGGCGGCTTTAACTGTCATATTTACCTCATAATTAATGCACTATTTATAAACAATTAACGATTTATGCTTAATTATTAAAAACCATTCTACGTTTTATCAAATTCAAATTACTAACTATTCAATTGCTTAATATATAGTATTTTGTGTAAAATGGTGCCTCCATTGTGTTGCAGGAAAAGCTGAGATAACCTAGCCTGGAGATCTCTCTTTTGAACCAGCGATAGCAAACCAAGATAAGACTTAAAAGGACTCTCCGATGTTTGGAATTTTAAAAAAAATAT
This window of the Chlamydiales bacterium genome carries:
- a CDS encoding ankyrin repeat domain-containing protein, which gives rise to MTVKAAGSPSPETKGPQISEAKEFASSSRGAPIPDTLVSAGSPESEEPGCCLGTFYSCLSFICYPFTCLLECLRCLFCCEGESEEKEASVDDTSSAGSAETSGVESPAEAVSSLDEQFNALCMAKNTAELEALIDNWGAQDAAQKEGWSPLCDLLLYNMHHLIPRLLKAGADVNSTNSTGKNVLHMCCCVKWLGLKIEGKPLIQTIIEAGADVNKPDRTGNTPLHVAVTHCALEEARQMLSLSGSALKINQKNCLGETALHLACKSVHVESAHVEFVKLLLQNGADALEEDNCDRMPLHRLCANKEKEKGVEMIDLLSKQLGFDVNAERTDCTTALHLACIKGSEKYAKQLLKLGADPRAIDLLGRTPLHYAAMNGEINLVCLLVQEYNQNINACDLSGMTPLHLVCLNEMGLKLKTERRPMVEVLMELGADEKIGGTVDGQEKLPDLKFMTESTPEPKKSAAPKKRGRTDKGEVAATLALPVDLGTVVRVRKKTVKPESKR